One Brassica napus cultivar Da-Ae chromosome C4, Da-Ae, whole genome shotgun sequence genomic region harbors:
- the LOC106446597 gene encoding methylesterase 1 yields the protein MSENKKKQHFVLVHGSCHGAWCWYKVKPLLEAAGHQVTALNLAASGIDTRSITDISTCEQYSEPLLNLLKSLPNDEKVVLVGHSFGGLSLAIAMDKFPNKISVSVFLSAFMPDTKHSPSFVLEKFGSNMAHEAWMGTEFIPYGSENSGLSMFFSSEFMKLGLYQLSPVEDLELGLLLKRPGSLFVSDLSKMKNFSDEGYGNVPRAYIVCKEDKGIPEAFQKWLIDNFPVNIVMEIDETDHMPMFCKPQQLCDHFMEIADKFV from the exons ATgagtgaaaataagaaaaaacaacaCTTTGTGCTAGTACATGGTTCGTGCCACGGCGCATGGTGCTGGTACAAGGTTAAGCCGCTGCTCGAGGCGGCCGGCCACCAAGTAACTGCCTTAAACTTAGCTGCATCCGGTATAGACACAAGGTCGATCACTGACATCTCCACATGTGAACAATATTCTGAGCCGTTACTGAATCTCCTAAAGTCATTACCAAATGATGAGAAAGTTGTTCTCGTTGGTCATAGCTTTGGAGGCTTGAGTTTAGCCATTGCTATGGATAAGTTTCCAAACAAGATTTCTGTCTCTGTCTTCTTGAGTGCTTTCATGCCCGATACTAAACACTCACCATCGTTCGTCTTGGAGAAG TTTGGAAGCAACATGGCACACGAAGCATGGATGGGCACCGAGTTCATACCATACGGCTCAGAAAACTCTGGGCTGAGTATGTTCTTCAGCTCTGAGTTCATGAAGCTCGGTCTGTATCAGCTCTCTCCAGTTGAG GATCTTGAATTGGGATTGCTTTTAAAGAGACCTGGATCTTTGTTTGTGAGCGACTTATCGAAGATGAAAAACTTCTCAGATGAAGGGTATGGTAATGTTCCTCGAGCTTACATAGTGTGCAAAGAGGACAAAGGCATACCTGAAGCATTCCAAAAATGGTTGATTGATAACTTTCCTGTGAATATAGTGATGGAGATAGACGAGACAGATCACATGCCGATGTTCTGCAAGCCTCAGCAACTCTGTGATCACTTCATGGAAATCGCAGAcaaatttgtttaa